The proteins below are encoded in one region of Brachyspira intermedia PWS/A:
- a CDS encoding electron transfer flavoprotein subunit alpha/FixB family protein produces the protein MNLSDYKGILVFAEQRDGVIQNVGLELIGEAKKLAAKLNVSVTAALVGHEIEGLAQTLVEYGADKVVVVDNELLKQYDTEAYAQALTAIINAKKPEIVLLGATTLGRDLAPRVSSRISTGLTADCTKLDIDDETKVFGMTRPAFGGNLMATIVCPDHRPQMATVRPGVMQKLAKEEGKKGEVEVLPLTIDTSKMKVKILDVVKETTKKVDITEAKILVSGGRGVGSKENFKNLEAVASKIGAIVSGSRAAVDAGYIEQARQVGQTGKTVRPNIYFACGISGAIQHMAGMEESEYIIAINKDKDAPMFGIADLGIVGDVNKVLPLLAEELAKAIEAKKAN, from the coding sequence ATGAATTTAAGTGATTACAAAGGAATATTAGTATTTGCAGAGCAAAGAGACGGTGTAATTCAAAACGTAGGTTTAGAATTAATTGGTGAAGCAAAAAAACTTGCTGCTAAATTAAACGTATCTGTAACAGCAGCTTTAGTAGGACATGAAATAGAAGGCTTAGCTCAAACTTTAGTTGAGTATGGTGCTGATAAAGTAGTAGTTGTTGACAATGAACTTTTAAAACAGTACGATACTGAAGCTTATGCTCAAGCATTAACTGCTATAATCAATGCTAAAAAACCTGAAATAGTATTATTAGGTGCAACTACTTTAGGAAGAGACTTAGCTCCTAGAGTATCTTCAAGAATATCTACAGGACTTACTGCTGACTGTACAAAATTAGATATAGATGATGAAACTAAAGTTTTCGGAATGACAAGACCTGCATTCGGCGGAAACTTGATGGCTACTATTGTTTGTCCAGACCACAGACCTCAAATGGCTACTGTAAGACCTGGCGTAATGCAAAAATTAGCTAAAGAAGAAGGTAAAAAAGGTGAAGTTGAAGTATTACCTTTAACTATAGACACTTCTAAAATGAAAGTTAAAATCTTAGATGTTGTAAAAGAAACTACTAAGAAAGTTGATATTACAGAAGCTAAGATATTGGTATCTGGTGGTAGAGGTGTAGGTTCTAAAGAAAACTTCAAGAATCTTGAGGCTGTAGCTTCTAAAATCGGTGCTATCGTTTCTGGTTCAAGAGCTGCTGTAGATGCTGGATACATAGAGCAGGCTAGACAAGTAGGTCAAACAGGTAAAACAGTAAGACCTAATATATATTTCGCTTGTGGTATTTCTGGTGCTATTCAGCACATGGCTGGTATGGAAGAATCTGAATACATTATTGCTATAAACAAAGATAAAGATGCTCCAATGTTTGGAATCGCTGATTTGGGTATAGTAGGTGATGTTAACAAAGTACTTCCTCTATTAGCTGAAGAATTAGCAAAAGCTATAGAAGCTAAAAAAGCTAATTAA
- a CDS encoding acyl-CoA dehydrogenase, whose protein sequence is MEFNLPKTHELFRQMIREFAEKEVKPLATEIDEEERFPVETVKKMAEIGLMGIPIPKEYGGAGGDNLMYAMAVEELSRVCGTTGVILSAHTSLGTWPILQFGTDAQKQKYVPKLASGEWLGAFGLTEPNAGTDAAGQQTVAVLDEATQEWVLNGSKIFITNSGYANVYVIFAMTDKSKGLKGISAFIVESTTPGFSVGKKEKKLGIRGSATCELIFENARIPKDNLLGELGKGFKIAMMTLDGGRIGIASQALGIAQGALDETVAYVKERKQFGRTIANFQNTQFQLANLEVKVEAARLLVYKAAWRESNHLPYSVDAARAKLFAAETAMEVTTKAVQLHGGYGYTREYPVERMMRDAKITEIYEGTSEVQRMVIAGNLLK, encoded by the coding sequence ATGGAATTTAATTTGCCTAAAACACATGAACTTTTCAGACAAATGATCAGAGAATTTGCTGAAAAAGAGGTAAAACCTTTAGCAACAGAAATTGACGAGGAAGAAAGATTTCCTGTTGAAACTGTTAAGAAAATGGCTGAAATCGGACTTATGGGTATACCTATTCCTAAGGAATACGGCGGAGCTGGTGGAGACAATTTAATGTACGCTATGGCTGTTGAAGAATTATCAAGAGTTTGCGGTACTACTGGTGTTATTCTTTCTGCTCATACTTCTCTTGGAACTTGGCCTATATTACAATTCGGTACAGACGCTCAAAAACAAAAATATGTTCCTAAATTGGCTAGCGGTGAATGGCTTGGAGCATTCGGACTTACTGAACCTAATGCTGGTACAGATGCAGCTGGTCAGCAAACTGTAGCTGTATTAGATGAAGCTACTCAAGAATGGGTACTTAATGGTTCTAAAATATTCATAACAAATTCAGGATATGCTAATGTATATGTTATATTCGCTATGACAGATAAATCAAAAGGATTAAAAGGTATTTCTGCATTCATAGTTGAATCAACAACTCCTGGATTTAGTGTTGGTAAAAAAGAGAAAAAATTAGGTATTAGAGGTTCTGCTACTTGCGAATTAATATTTGAAAATGCAAGAATACCTAAAGACAACCTATTAGGAGAATTAGGAAAAGGATTTAAAATTGCTATGATGACTCTTGACGGAGGAAGAATAGGAATTGCTTCTCAAGCATTAGGTATTGCTCAAGGTGCACTTGATGAGACTGTTGCTTATGTAAAAGAAAGAAAACAGTTCGGAAGAACAATAGCTAATTTCCAAAACACTCAATTCCAATTAGCTAACCTTGAAGTAAAAGTAGAAGCTGCAAGACTTCTTGTTTACAAAGCTGCTTGGAGAGAAAGTAACCATCTTCCATATTCTGTAGATGCTGCTAGAGCTAAATTATTCGCTGCAGAAACTGCAATGGAAGTAACAACTAAAGCTGTTCAGCTTCATGGTGGTTATGGATACACTAGAGAATATCCTGTTGAAAGAATGATGAGAGACGCTAAGATTACTGAAATCTATGAAGGTACATCTGAAGTTCAAAGAATGGTAATAGCAGGAAACCTTTTAAAATAA
- a CDS encoding electron transfer flavoprotein subunit beta/FixA family protein has protein sequence MKIVVCIKQVPDTTEIKLDPVKGTLIRDGVPSIMNPDDKAGLEEALKLKDKYGAHVTVITMGPPQAEAILREAYAMGADRAILITDRKFGGADTLATSNTLAAALRTLEYDIIISGRQAIDGDTAQVGPQTAEHLQIPQISYAKEIQYNEADKSLTVKRVIEDGYYLLNVQLPALITVLSEANSPRYMRVKGIVEAYDKEIEIWSSETIKIDPSLIGLTGSPTKVKKSFTKGAKQAGKVFEVDTKEAVNIIIEKLKEKFVI, from the coding sequence ATGAAAATAGTAGTTTGTATAAAACAGGTTCCAGATACAACAGAAATTAAACTAGACCCTGTAAAAGGTACATTAATAAGAGATGGTGTTCCTAGTATAATGAACCCAGATGATAAAGCAGGTTTAGAAGAAGCTTTAAAATTAAAAGATAAATATGGTGCTCATGTAACTGTAATAACTATGGGACCTCCTCAAGCTGAAGCTATATTAAGAGAAGCTTATGCTATGGGAGCAGACAGAGCTATTCTTATAACAGATAGAAAATTCGGCGGTGCTGATACATTAGCTACTTCTAATACATTAGCAGCTGCTTTAAGAACTTTAGAATATGATATTATTATTTCAGGTAGACAAGCTATAGACGGTGATACTGCTCAAGTTGGACCTCAAACAGCTGAACACTTACAAATACCTCAAATTTCTTATGCTAAAGAAATTCAGTATAATGAAGCTGATAAATCATTAACAGTAAAAAGAGTAATAGAAGATGGATATTACCTATTGAACGTTCAATTACCAGCATTAATAACTGTATTATCAGAAGCTAATAGCCCAAGATATATGAGAGTTAAAGGTATTGTTGAAGCTTATGATAAAGAAATTGAAATTTGGTCTTCTGAAACTATCAAAATTGACCCTTCTTTGATAGGTCTTACTGGTTCTCCTACAAAAGTTAAAAAATCATTTACTAAAGGAGCTAAACAAGCCGGTAAAGTATTTGAAGTTGATACAAAAGAAGCTGTTAATATCATAATTGAAAAATTAAAAGAAAAATTTGTTATTTAA